Proteins found in one Bacillota bacterium genomic segment:
- a CDS encoding flavodoxin family protein has translation MKTLIVYDSIFGNTEQIALAIGNALGSKGNVETLRVSDVKPKHLNGLELLIVGSPTRAFRPTKAITDFLNKIPANGLKGTRVAAFDTRVSTVDVNSRFLNMMVRLFGYAAKPIADKLEKRGGSLIIPPEGFFVKGSEGPLKDGELERAANWARLAMKAQ, from the coding sequence ATGAAAACTCTGATAGTATATGATTCGATCTTTGGTAATACAGAGCAAATAGCTCTAGCAATTGGCAATGCTCTTGGTTCTAAAGGGAACGTTGAAACCCTCCGCGTAAGTGATGTAAAGCCAAAGCACTTGAATGGACTGGAGTTATTGATCGTTGGCTCCCCTACCCGAGCATTTAGACCAACAAAGGCAATTACTGACTTCCTGAATAAAATTCCTGCAAATGGCCTTAAAGGTACCAGGGTAGCGGCCTTTGATACCAGGGTTTCTACAGTCGACGTAAATTCACGCTTCCTAAACATGATGGTGAGACTATTTGGGTATGCTGCCAAACCCATAGCAGATAAACTTGAGAAAAGGGGGGGATCGCTGATAATTCCACCTGAAGGGTTTTTCGTAAAAGGTTCCGAAGGCCCACTAAAAGATGGCGAACTTGAACGGGCCGCAAACTGGGCAAGGCTGGCCATGAAGGCGCAATGA
- a CDS encoding FMN-binding protein: MVVIIGAYLGVTGIKSYIKTLDANLKQLANLPISDVDISKIADGTYAGTYEVFPVAAEVKVTIKNHRITGIELVKHRHGRGAPAGIIPSKVVEAQTLNVDMVTGATYSSKVILKAIENALNSAGK, encoded by the coding sequence ATGGTGGTGATCATTGGAGCATACCTCGGAGTAACAGGCATTAAATCGTACATAAAGACTCTTGATGCAAATCTAAAGCAATTGGCAAATCTACCTATATCAGATGTCGACATTTCTAAAATAGCGGATGGCACCTACGCTGGTACTTACGAAGTATTCCCGGTAGCCGCCGAAGTCAAAGTGACTATAAAGAACCATAGGATAACAGGGATTGAACTGGTAAAACACAGACATGGTCGGGGGGCTCCGGCCGGGATAATACCAAGTAAAGTTGTAGAAGCTCAGACATTGAACGTAGATATGGTCACCGGCGCTACGTACAGTAGCAAGGTCATATTGAAAGCAATAGAGAATGCGCTAAATAGTGCCGGCAAATAG
- a CDS encoding HEPN domain-containing protein has protein sequence MKSSSKFTSAIGVEPPKQHDVGGLLLEHAVRFQEDVKAELQRLADISKWLRKEREFAFYGDVDFIPTDEYSEEDAERAREDARFAVTIARRAMLAD, from the coding sequence ATGAAATCTTCGTCCAAATTTACTTCCGCTATCGGCGTTGAACCACCCAAACAACATGATGTCGGTGGCTTGCTACTGGAGCATGCGGTAAGGTTCCAAGAGGACGTCAAGGCTGAGCTCCAGCGGCTTGCCGATATCTCCAAATGGCTGCGCAAGGAGAGAGAATTTGCCTTCTACGGCGATGTGGATTTTATCCCCACTGATGAGTATAGCGAGGAAGATGCCGAAAGGGCACGCGAGGACGCAAGGTTTGCGGTGACGATTGCGCGGAGGGCAATGCTGGCGGATTGA
- a CDS encoding serine hydrolase — protein MRRVSLSACLLPIMIVIMLLVPIHSFATREDPAPSADCPLNPADLEAFFDGIMATHFQTYHIPGAAVAVVKDGKILLAKGYGYADIETRTPVDATKTLFRIGSVSKLFTVDVELWGR, from the coding sequence ATGCGCCGGGTGAGTCTTAGCGCCTGCCTATTGCCTATAATGATAGTAATCATGTTGCTTGTACCGATACATAGCTTCGCAACCCGGGAAGACCCAGCCCCCTCTGCGGATTGCCCCCTCAATCCGGCCGATCTGGAGGCTTTTTTTGATGGAATCATGGCGACCCACTTCCAAACCTATCACATTCCGGGCGCGGCAGTGGCGGTTGTCAAGGACGGAAAGATTCTTCTCGCTAAGGGTTACGGCTACGCCGACATCGAAACTCGCACACCCGTTGACGCGACAAAGACCCTCTTTCGGATCGGTTCAGTATCAAAGCTCTTCACTGTCGATGTAGAACTTTGGGGACGATAG